The Microcoleus sp. FACHB-672 sequence ACCGTAGATTATGATTAGGCTCTCCTTGAAACATCTCTGGCAACGCGATTCTTTAACACGCTGGGTGTCCCTCTTCTTGATGGGGGTAACGTTAAGTTTGACGATCGCTGCCTGCACCGGCGGAGGGAATACCGGCGGCGGTGGCGGGAATGCGGGCAATTCCAATGCCGGTTCGGCTAACGGTTCCAGCTCAGCTGCCAAAGATGTTGAACTTACCCTCGTTTCCTTTGCTGTTACCCGTGCAGCTCACGAGCAAATCATTCCCAAATTTATAGAAAAGTGGAAGCAAGAACATAACCAAACCGTCACCTTCAACCAAAGTTATGGTGGCTCAGGTTCCCAAACCCGCGCTGTGATTGATGGTTTGGAAGCAGATGTTCTACACTTGGCACTTGCTCTAGACACAGAGAAAGTTGAGAAAGCCGGTTTGATTGAACCGGGTTGGGAAAATGAAGCGCCCAACGGTGCAATTGTCAGTAAATCTGTTGCAGCTTTGGTGACTCGCGAAGGCAATCCCAAAGGCGTCAAAGATTGGGCAGACTTAACAAAAGAAGGCGTTAGCGTTATTACT is a genomic window containing:
- a CDS encoding sulfate ABC transporter substrate-binding protein, coding for MIRLSLKHLWQRDSLTRWVSLFLMGVTLSLTIAACTGGGNTGGGGGNAGNSNAGSANGSSSAAKDVELTLVSFAVTRAAHEQIIPKFIEKWKQEHNQTVTFNQSYGGSGSQTRAVIDGLEADVLHLALALDTEKVEKAGLIEPGWENEAPNGAIVSKSVAALVTREGNPKGVKDWADLTKEGVSVITANPKTSGGARWNFLALWGAITKTGGDEAKALEFTTNVFKNVPVLPKDAREASDVFFKQGQGDVLINYENEVILAGLNGEKLPYVIPEVNISIDNPIAVVDKNVDKHGTREVAEAFVQFLYTPEAQREFAKLGFRPVDATVGEETANKFTKLKTLFTAQDLGGWDTIQKQFFDDGAVFDKVQADTKK